In Pseudomonas fakonensis, one DNA window encodes the following:
- a CDS encoding 2-hydroxyacid dehydrogenase yields MPSLRRAVFLDHQSLDLGDLDLSPLSQQFDEFELYAATAPGQVADRLQGASVVVSNKVMLDAATLAANPQLKLILVAATGTNNVDLAAARAQGITVCNCQGYGTPSVAQHTIALLLALATRLCDYHQAVATGQWAKASQFCLLDFPIVELQGKTLGLLGHGELGGAVARLAEAFGMRVLSGQIPGRPARDDRLPLHELLPQADALTLHCPLNEHTRHMIGAGELALLKKGALVVNTARGGLIDEQALADALRSGHLGGAATDVLSVEPPANGNPLLAADIPRLIITPHSAWGAVESRQRIVGQLAENVQAFFAGQPRRVVS; encoded by the coding sequence ATGCCCAGTTTGCGTCGCGCCGTGTTTCTCGACCACCAGTCTCTCGACCTCGGTGACCTCGACCTGTCGCCACTCAGTCAGCAGTTCGACGAATTCGAGCTGTACGCCGCCACCGCCCCCGGGCAAGTGGCTGATCGGTTGCAGGGCGCAAGCGTGGTGGTCAGCAACAAGGTCATGCTCGACGCCGCGACGCTCGCAGCCAACCCGCAGCTGAAGCTGATCCTGGTGGCCGCCACCGGCACCAACAATGTCGACCTGGCCGCCGCCCGCGCCCAGGGCATCACCGTGTGCAACTGCCAGGGCTACGGCACCCCGTCGGTGGCCCAGCACACCATCGCCCTGTTGCTGGCCCTGGCCACCCGCCTGTGCGACTACCACCAGGCCGTGGCCACCGGCCAGTGGGCCAAGGCCAGCCAGTTCTGCCTGCTGGACTTCCCCATCGTCGAGTTGCAGGGCAAGACCCTCGGCCTGCTCGGCCATGGCGAGCTGGGCGGCGCCGTGGCGCGGCTGGCCGAAGCCTTCGGCATGCGTGTGCTGAGCGGGCAGATCCCAGGGCGCCCGGCGCGCGACGATCGCCTGCCACTGCATGAGCTGCTGCCACAGGCCGATGCGCTGACCCTGCACTGCCCGCTCAACGAACATACCCGGCACATGATCGGCGCCGGCGAACTGGCCCTGCTGAAAAAGGGCGCGCTGGTGGTCAACACCGCCCGCGGCGGCCTGATCGATGAACAAGCCCTGGCCGACGCCCTGCGCAGCGGCCACCTGGGTGGCGCCGCCACCGATGTGCTCAGCGTCGAGCCGCCGGCCAACGGCAACCCGCTGCTGGCGGCAGACATCCCGCGCCTGATCATCACCCCGCACAGCGCCTGGGGCGCGGTGGAATCGCGCCAGCGCATCGTCGGCCAGCTGGCCGAGAACGTGCAGGCCTTCTTCGCAGGCCAGCCGCGCCGCGTGGTCAGCTGA
- a CDS encoding fatty acid--CoA ligase, with translation MLQTRIIKPAEGAYQYPLLIKRLLISGSRYEKTREIVYRDQIRLTYPQLSERIARLANVLTEAGVKAGDTVAVMDWDSHRYLECMFAIPMIGAVVHTINVRLSPEQILYTMNHAEDRFVLVNSDFVGLYQAIAGQLTTVDKTLLLTDGPDKSAELPGLVGEYEQLLAAASPHYDFPDFDENSVATTFYTTGTTGNPKGVYFTHRQLVLHTLAEASVTGSIDSVRLLGSNDVYMPITPMFHVHAWGIPYAATMLGMKQVYPGRYEPDMLVRLWREEKVTFSHCVPTILQMLLNCPNAQGQDFGGWKIIIGGSALNRALYQAALARGIQLTAAYGMSETCPLISAAHLNDELQAGSEDERVTYRIKAGVPVPLVEAAIVDANGNFLPANGEAQGELVLRAPWLTMGYFNEPEKSEELWQGGWLHTGDVATLDGMGFIDIRDRIKDVIKTGGEWISSLDLEDLVSRHPAVREVAVVGVPDPQWGERPFALVVLRDGQALDARALKEHLKPFVEQGHINKWAIPSQIAVVTEIPKTSVGKLDKKRIRLDITQWQASNSAFLSTL, from the coding sequence ATGCTGCAGACGCGCATCATCAAGCCCGCCGAGGGCGCCTACCAATACCCTCTGCTGATCAAGCGCCTGCTGATATCGGGCAGCCGTTACGAAAAAACCCGCGAAATCGTCTACCGCGACCAGATCCGGCTGACTTATCCACAGCTGAGCGAGCGTATCGCACGGTTGGCCAACGTGTTGACCGAAGCCGGGGTGAAGGCCGGTGACACCGTGGCGGTGATGGACTGGGATAGCCATCGCTACCTCGAGTGCATGTTCGCCATCCCAATGATCGGCGCGGTGGTGCACACCATCAACGTGCGCCTGTCGCCCGAGCAGATCCTCTACACCATGAACCACGCCGAAGACCGCTTCGTGCTGGTCAACAGCGACTTCGTCGGCCTCTACCAGGCCATCGCCGGCCAGTTGACCACCGTGGACAAGACCCTGCTGCTGACCGACGGGCCGGACAAATCCGCAGAGCTACCCGGGTTGGTTGGCGAGTACGAGCAGTTGCTGGCCGCCGCCAGCCCGCACTACGACTTCCCTGACTTTGACGAAAACTCGGTGGCCACCACCTTCTACACCACCGGCACCACCGGCAACCCCAAAGGCGTGTACTTTACCCACCGCCAGCTGGTACTGCACACCCTGGCCGAGGCCTCGGTCACCGGCAGCATCGACAGCGTGCGCCTGCTGGGCAGCAACGATGTGTACATGCCCATTACCCCGATGTTCCACGTGCATGCCTGGGGCATCCCCTATGCCGCCACCATGCTGGGCATGAAGCAGGTGTACCCGGGGCGCTACGAGCCGGACATGCTGGTGCGGCTGTGGCGCGAAGAGAAGGTCACGTTCTCGCACTGCGTGCCGACCATCCTGCAGATGTTGCTCAACTGCCCCAACGCGCAAGGGCAGGACTTTGGCGGCTGGAAGATCATCATCGGCGGCAGCGCGCTCAACCGCGCCCTGTACCAAGCGGCCTTGGCCCGCGGCATCCAGCTCACTGCGGCGTATGGCATGTCGGAAACCTGTCCGCTGATCAGTGCCGCGCACCTGAACGACGAGCTGCAGGCCGGCAGCGAGGACGAGCGCGTCACCTACCGGATCAAGGCTGGCGTACCGGTGCCGCTGGTGGAAGCGGCCATCGTCGATGCCAATGGCAACTTCCTGCCCGCCAATGGCGAGGCCCAGGGCGAACTGGTACTGCGCGCGCCGTGGTTGACCATGGGGTACTTCAACGAACCGGAAAAAAGCGAGGAGCTTTGGCAGGGCGGTTGGTTGCACACCGGCGATGTGGCCACCCTCGACGGCATGGGCTTCATCGATATCCGCGACCGTATCAAGGATGTGATCAAGACCGGCGGCGAGTGGATCTCGTCGCTGGACCTCGAAGACCTGGTCAGCCGCCATCCGGCAGTGCGCGAAGTGGCGGTGGTCGGGGTGCCCGACCCGCAGTGGGGCGAACGACCGTTTGCCCTGGTGGTGCTGCGCGACGGCCAGGCCCTTGATGCACGTGCTTTGAAAGAGCACCTCAAGCCGTTCGTCGAGCAGGGGCACATCAACAAGTGGGCGATCCCAAGCCAGATCGCCGTTGTTACTGAAATTCCCAAGACCAGCGTTGGCAAGCTCGACAAGAAGCGCATCCGCCTGGACATCACCCAGTGGCAGGCCAGTAACAGCGCATTCCTGTCCACCTTGTAA